One Phaseolus vulgaris cultivar G19833 chromosome 2, P. vulgaris v2.0, whole genome shotgun sequence DNA window includes the following coding sequences:
- the LOC137810735 gene encoding uncharacterized protein, which translates to MGPNEPFWRTNSSFSPPPTRWDFRFQSEGIPYSANDSIQLYGSSTSSNDKESRGWVRGNHLYDLHYSASDGTGILLSSPSDLSQGPQWTPPTIQEISIDNYETSARKDHHPSAGRTSFTPTKEGTSVNPNSGCSTSSLSESSESESTTKSHLSCQRNFSNLRSFISKPIHPMSFNDLKTTRDAFDPAVTDFTEFDTSTPLRDGQCWSSASSSQEFADVTESFELEPPGGPHFPSDGFRCGLCERFLLQRSPWSSRRIVRSGDMPTIGVLPCCHAFHCECLEQTTPKTRKIDPPCPVCVKLEEENSPDHRGFLRLTNGFPRHKSSRGDGPSRPWGCAQVGDCVEGALHAPPRNAMFMLNLRKNLSLKGSLSKEFPGKVRKNGTFSSQLFSGSSADGKEVGCSKATASSSVWR; encoded by the exons ATGGGTCCAAATGAGCCCTTCTGGCGAACAAATTCAAGTTTTTCACCACCTCCAACGAGGTGGGATTTCAGATTCCAGTCTGAAGGGATACCGTATAGTGCGAATGACAGCATTCAACTCTACGGGTCTTCTACATCATCAAATGATAAAGAAAGTAGGGGCTGGGTCCGAGGCAACCACCTATATGATCTTCACTATTCTGCTTCAGATGGTACTGGTATTCTCCTCAGCAGTCCATCTGACCTTTCTCAGGGTCCTCAGTGGACACCTCCTACAATACAAGAAATCAGTATTGACAATTATGAAACTTCAGCTAGGAAAG ATCATCATCCTTCTGCGGGCAGGACATCTTTTACTCCCACTAAGGAG GGAACATCTGTAAATCCAAACAGTGGGTGCTCAACATCATCTCTGTCGGAAAGTAGTGAATCTGAGTCTACTACAAAATCACATTTATCCTGTCAGAGGAATTTCTCTAATCTTCGTTCTTTCATCTCTAAACCCATTCATCCTATGTCTTTTAATGATCTAAAAACTACTAGAGATGCCTTTGATCCTGCAGTTACAGATTTTACAGAGTTTGATACTTCTACTCCACTCCGAGATGGCCAGTGTTGGAGTAGTGCCAGCAGCAGTCAAGAGTTTGCTGATGTTACTGAGTCATTTGAATTAGAACCACCTGGTGGACCACATTTTCCTTCCGATGGATTTAGGTGTGGCTTGTGTGAAAGATTTCTCTTGCAGAGATCACCTTGGAGTTCTCGTCGCATTGTGAGAAGTGGAGACATGCCTACAATTGGGGTTCTTCCTTGTTGTCATGCATTTCATTGTGAATGTTTGGAGCAAACAACACCAAAGACACGGAAAATCGATCCTCCTTGTCCTGTATGTGTAAAATTGGAAGAGGAAAATTCTCCTGATCACCGGGGCTTTTTGAGATTGACGAATGGTTTTCCTAGGCATAAATCATCTCGTGGCGATGGACCTTCCAGACCTTGGGGCTGTGCACAGGTTGGTGATTGTGTTGAAGGTGCTCTGCATGCGCCCCCACGCAATGCTATGTTCATGCTTAATCTTAGGAAGAACCTTTCGCTGAAGGGTAGTCTAAGTAAGGAATTTCCAGGTAAGGTGAGGAAAAATGGGACATTTTCTTCACAGCTGTTTAGTGGAAGTTCGGCTGATGGGAAGGAAGTTGGTTGCTCCAAGGCTACTGCAAGTTCAAGTGTGTGGAGGTAA
- the LOC137810734 gene encoding uncharacterized protein, translating to MSFHCAAISFRSNSLEPSICFINEATNKRRTLQKRINLAAPSKLCTDFLSHDSPEPTNKPCFCGRRHFIEASTLGTALFPIQPSVATGPCSDYTAVLKKFHPPRPDWYEEFYAGVMNSATESYEAEVARYKSQIFSNLKGKKGLRILEIGIGTGPNLSYYAIGSDVEVVGIDPNPKMEKYARSSASSVGLPPSNFEFIQAVGEVIPLTDASVDAVVGTLVLCSVKDVDMTLKEVRRVLRPGGLYMFVEHVAAKDGTFLNFMQRVLDPLQQTLADGCHLSRETGNNISRAGFSGVELNLAFLSSATFINPHAYGVAYK from the exons ATGAGTTTTCATTGTGCTGCTATATCCTTTCGTTCCAACTCACTTGAACCTTCCATTTGCTTCATCAATGAAGCCACCAATAAGCGTCGTACGCTTCAGAAACGGATCAACCTGGCCGCGCCAAGCAAACTTTGCACCGATTTTCTCTCCCATGACTCGCCTGAACCCACCAACAAACCATGCTTCTGTGGAAGAAGACACTTCATTGAAGCTTCAACATTGGGAACTGCCTTGTTTCCAATTCAACCATCCGTTGCCACCGGCCCATGCTCTGATTACACG GCTGTACTTAAAAAGTTTCACCCACCAAGACCTGATTGGTACGAGGAGTTCTATGCTGGGGTTATGAATTCAGCTACCGAGTCTTATGAAGCTGAG GTTGCAAGATACAAGTCTCAAATCTTCAGTAACTTGAAGGGGAAGAAGGGTCTAAGAATCTTGGAGATTGGCATTGGAACTGGTCCCAACCTCAGTTATTATGCTATTGGTTCTGATGTAGAGGTCGTTGGCATTGATCCAAACCCAAAGATGGAAAAATATGCTCGATCTTCGGCTTCGTCAGTTGGACTGCCTCCTTCAAATTTTGAGTTTATACAAGCT GTCGGGGAGGTCATACCATTAACTGATGCTTCTGTTGATGCAGTTGTTGGAACACTGGTATTGTGTTCTGTTAAAGATGTTGATATGACACTGAAAG AAGTGAGGAGGGTGCTGCGACCTGGTGGACTTTATATGTTTGTAGAACATGTGGCTGCGAAAG ATGGAACTTTTCTCAATTTTATGCAGAGAGTTCTTGATCCTCTGCAACAGACACTTGCAGATGGCTGTCACCTTTCTAGGGAAACCGGAAACAATATATCCAGAGCCGGATTTTCAGGTGTTGAGCTTAACTTGGCATTCTTGTCTAGTGCTACATTTATAAACCCCCATGCATATGGAGTAGCTTACAAGTAG